In a genomic window of Brettanomyces nanus chromosome 1, complete sequence:
- the RPL30 gene encoding 60S ribosomal protein L30, with amino-acid sequence MNSKLSLAIRSGKYTLGYKSTVKSLRRGKAKLIIIAGNTPVLRKSELEYYAMLSKTPIYYFQGGNNELGTACGKLFRVSTLAVLDAGDSDILSAVEN; translated from the coding sequence ATGAACTCCAAGCTTTCCTTGGCCATTAGGTCAGGAAAGTATACCTTGGGTTACAAATCGACCGTTAAGTCCTTGAGAAGAGGTAAGGCTAAGTTGATTATCATTGCTGGTAACACACCAGTTTTGAGAAAGTCAGAGTTGGAGTATTACGCTATGTTGTCTAAGACTCCAATCTACTACTTCCAAGGTGGTAACAATGAGTTGGGTACTGCTTGTGGTAAATTGTTTAGAGTCAGTACTTTAGCTGTCTTGGATGCTGGTGACTCTGACATTTTGTCTGCTGTCGAGAACTAA
- a CDS encoding uncharacterized protein (EggNog:ENOG41): protein MSNSKEETTGTTSALGTDSTTEVTEAEESSPINESPLFDIYIRFNGDEERDYCFQVHADTTFGELVKIFDTLPLNLSPSIFYERIPTNFQLSTEPGVLTREGGLLFGDNAGKQQYLKLVRNDDVISEKSWPGQLIIPVFPERSFLKYSLISLLAVWLYTDLPDFISPTPGIGLLTALMRVAAYILTNVLNFKSLADSMLESVLSPTPIAAQILFFVLHIAKVLVIYLVMWLGAFNPYSIFKKAPAIQREALVKIGWTSSKKAIAMDFSKDYRTYRTSKVGGLLQAHRLGLLDKLRYTTVNLGPGEGFDSPLVWNLPKDTPDDGKFLLSYSYLKEQEEFFQERYSKVSDSEFASEYKHFRRYGPFDAPEKVTKFCDRRIMMKDGDITGKPFPEVKEDEKKDEKKEDEKKEPKSVEGKEQTPLLAEKQ from the coding sequence ATGAGCAATTCTAAAGAGGAAACTACTGGCACTACTAGTGCACTAGGTACTGACTCGACTACGGAGGTTACCGAAGCTGAGGAGTCGTCGCCTATTAACGAGAGCCCGCTATTTGACATCTATATCCGATTCAATGGCGATGAAGAACGTGACTACTGTTTCCAAGTCCACGCAGACACCACATTTGGtgaattggtgaagatcTTTGACACTCTTCCTTTGAACCTTTCTCCGTCTATTTTCTACGAGAGAATCCCTACCAATTTCCAACTCTCCACGGAACCCGGTGTGTTAACCAGAGAGGGAGGCCTCTTGTTTGGTGACAACGCAGGCAAACAGCAATACTTGAAGCTTGTTCGTAATGACGATGTCATTTCTGAAAAGTCTTGGCCTGGACAGCTCATTATTCCTGTTTTTCCTGAGAGAAGTTTCCTCAAGTATTCTCTAATCTCCCTATTAGCCGTTTGGCTTTACACAGATTTACCCGATTTCATTTCCCCTACTCCTGGAATCGGTTTATTGACTGCACTAATGCGGGTTGCTGCATACATCTTAACAAACGTGCTAAATTTCAAGAGTTTGGCTGATAGCATGCTAGAGAGTGTCCTTTCTCCCACTCCTATTGCAGCTCagattcttttctttgtcttGCATATTGCAAAGGTTCTTGTCATTTACTTGGTTATGTGGCTTGGTGCATTTAACCCTTACTCGATCTTCAAGAAGGCCCCTGCCATCCAGAGAGAGGCCTTGGTCAAAATTGGCTGGACCAGCTCTAAGAAGGCTATTGCCATGGATTTCAGTAAGGATTATAGAACCTACAGAACTTCCAAAGTTGGTGGTCTTTTACAGGCTCACAGACTTGGATTGTTGGACAAATTGAGATATACTACCGTCAATTTGGGTCCCGGTGAAGGATTCGATTCTCCTCTCGTTTGGAACTTACCTAAGGACACACCTGATGATGGAAAATTCCTTCTCTCTTACTCCTATTTGAAAGAACAGGAGGAGTTCTTCCAGGAAAGATACTCGAAGGTGAGCGATTCTGAATTTGCTTCTGAGTATAAACATTTCAGAAGATATGGACCATTTGATGCACCTGAAAAGGTGACCAAATTCTGTGATAGGAGAATTATGATGAAAGATGGTGACATTACCGGAAAGCCTTTCCCTGAGGTTAAGGAGgacgagaagaaggacgagaagaaggaggatgagaagaaggagcCTAAATCAGTGGAAGGTAAAGAGCAGACACCTTTACTAGCCGAGAAACAGTAA
- the RPL24B gene encoding 60S ribosomal protein L24B, whose product MKVEVDSFSGSKIYPGRGILYVRCDSKVFRFQNSKSTSLFHQRKNPRRLAWTVLFRKQHKKGVTEEVQKKRARKFVKHQRAVVGASLDLIKERRSMRPEQRKAKTQEALKVKKEKKKLDKEKRKTEKAKRVAGGFNNLSKQQAKGAYQKVQPSSY is encoded by the coding sequence ATGAAGGTCGAAGTTGACTCGTTTTCCGGTTCTAAAATCTACCCAGGTAGAGGTATTCTTTACGTCAGATGTGACTCCAAGGTGTTCAGATTCCAAAACTCTAAAAGCACTTCTTTGTTCCACcagagaaagaatccaagaagattggCATGGACTGTCTTGTTCAGAAAGCAACACAAGAAGGGTGTTactgaagaagttcaaaagaagaggGCAAGAAAGTTTGTCAAGCACCAGAGAGCCGTCGTTGGTGCatctttggatttgatCAAAGAGAGACGTTCTATGAGACCTGAGCAGAGAAAGGCAAAGACTCAGGAAGCTCTCAAGgtcaagaaagagaagaagaagcttgataaggaaaagagaaagaccGAGAAGGCTAAAAGAGTTGCTGGTGGTTTCAATAACCTCAGCAAGCAACAAGCTAAAGGTGCTTACCAAAAGGTCCAGCCTTCTTCCTATTAG